Proteins from a genomic interval of Lactococcus protaetiae:
- a CDS encoding glucosamine-6-phosphate deaminase encodes MKVIVVKNQLEGGKIGFNLLKEAMENGAKTLGLATGSTPVEFYNQIINSDLDFTGMTSVNLDEYVGLDGSNDQSYRYFMNKHLFEEKPFKENFLPNGKAADLDAEVKHYDQIIAEHPIDWQILGIGQNGHIGFNEPGTPTDITTHVVDLEESTIKANARFFTSEADVPRQAISMGLASIMKSKNIVLMAYGKEKAEAVKGMIEGEVTLDLPASILQTRDNVTVIADEAAASLLK; translated from the coding sequence ATGAAAGTTATCGTAGTTAAAAATCAACTTGAAGGTGGAAAAATCGGTTTCAATCTTCTTAAAGAAGCAATGGAAAATGGTGCTAAGACACTTGGACTTGCGACAGGTTCAACTCCAGTAGAATTTTATAATCAAATCATTAATTCTGACCTTGATTTTACTGGCATGACTTCAGTTAACTTGGACGAATATGTAGGTCTTGATGGTTCAAATGACCAGTCTTATCGCTACTTCATGAACAAACATTTGTTTGAAGAAAAACCTTTTAAAGAAAATTTCTTGCCAAATGGTAAAGCCGCAGATCTTGATGCTGAAGTGAAACATTACGATCAAATTATCGCAGAACATCCTATTGATTGGCAAATTCTTGGTATCGGTCAAAATGGTCATATTGGCTTTAATGAACCAGGGACACCTACTGATATTACAACTCATGTTGTTGACCTTGAAGAAAGTACAATCAAAGCAAATGCGCGTTTCTTCACGTCAGAAGCTGATGTGCCACGTCAAGCAATTTCTATGGGGCTTGCCAGTATTATGAAATCTAAAAATATTGTTTTGATGGCTTATGGAAAAGAGAAAGCTGAGGCTGTCAAAGGAATGATTGAAGGCGAAGTTACACTTGATTTGCCAGCATCTATCTTGCAAACTCGTGATAATGTCACAGTGATTGCTGATGAAGCAGCTGCATCATTACTTAAATGA